The following are encoded together in the Streptomyces sp. NBC_00341 genome:
- the sufU gene encoding Fe-S cluster assembly sulfur transfer protein SufU, whose translation MKLDSMYQEVILDHYKHPHGRGLRDGDAEVHHVNPTCGDEITLRVRYDGETIADVSYEGQGCSISQASASVLNELLVGKELGEAQKIQAAFLELMQSKGQLEPDDAMEEVLEDAVAFAGVSKYPARVKCALLSWMAWKDATAKALSEGKTA comes from the coding sequence GTGAAGCTTGATTCCATGTACCAGGAAGTGATCCTGGACCACTACAAGCACCCCCACGGGCGCGGCCTGCGGGACGGCGACGCCGAGGTGCATCACGTCAATCCGACGTGCGGTGACGAGATCACGCTGCGCGTGCGGTACGACGGCGAGACCATCGCCGATGTGAGTTACGAGGGCCAGGGCTGCTCCATCAGCCAGGCCAGCGCCTCCGTGCTGAACGAGTTGCTGGTCGGCAAGGAACTGGGCGAGGCCCAGAAGATCCAGGCCGCGTTCCTGGAGCTGATGCAGTCCAAGGGACAGCTGGAGCCGGACGACGCGATGGAGGAGGTGCTGGAGGACGCGGTCGCGTTCGCCGGCGTCTCCAAGTACCCGGCCCGGGTCAAATGCGCGCTGCTGAGCTGGATGGCGTGGAAAGACGCGACGGCGAAGGCGCTGTCCGAAGGGAAGACGGCATGA
- a CDS encoding cysteine desulfurase encodes MTDARQGLSGLLDTEAIRKDFPILDRTVHDGKKIVYLDSAATSQKPRQVLDALNEYYERHNANVHRGVYTIAEEATALYEGARDKVAAFINAPSRNEVIFTKNASESLNLVANMLGWADEPYRVDHETEIVTTEMEHHSNIVPWQLLSQRTGAKLKWFGITDDGRLDLSNINEIITEKTKIVSFTLVSNIMGTINPVEQIVRRAQEVGALVCIDASQAAPHMVLDVQALQADFVAFTGHKMVGPTGIGVLWGRQELLEDLPPFLGGGEMIETVSMHSSTYAPAPHKFEAGTPPIAQAVGLGAAVDYLSAIGMENIHRHEQAITEYAVKRLLEVPDLRIIGPATAEDRGATISFTLGDIHPHDVGQVLDEQGIAVRVGHHCARPVCLRYGIPATTRASFYLYSTPAEVDALVDGLEHVRNFFG; translated from the coding sequence GTGACTGACGCCCGACAGGGGCTCTCCGGCCTCCTCGACACCGAGGCGATCCGCAAGGACTTCCCGATCCTGGACCGCACGGTCCACGACGGCAAGAAGATCGTGTACCTGGACAGCGCGGCGACCTCGCAGAAGCCGCGCCAGGTGCTCGATGCCCTCAACGAGTACTACGAGCGGCACAACGCCAATGTGCACCGCGGCGTGTACACGATCGCGGAAGAGGCCACGGCGCTGTACGAAGGCGCCCGTGACAAGGTCGCCGCGTTCATCAACGCGCCCAGCCGCAACGAGGTGATCTTCACCAAGAACGCCTCGGAGTCGCTCAACCTCGTGGCGAACATGCTCGGCTGGGCCGACGAGCCCTACCGGGTCGACCACGAGACCGAGATCGTCACCACCGAGATGGAGCACCACTCCAACATCGTGCCGTGGCAGCTGCTCTCGCAGCGCACCGGCGCGAAGCTGAAGTGGTTCGGCATCACCGACGACGGCCGGCTCGACCTGTCCAACATCAACGAGATCATCACCGAGAAGACGAAGATCGTCTCCTTCACGCTGGTCTCGAACATCATGGGCACGATCAACCCGGTCGAGCAGATCGTCCGGCGCGCCCAGGAAGTCGGCGCGCTCGTCTGCATCGACGCCTCGCAGGCCGCCCCGCACATGGTGCTCGACGTGCAGGCGCTGCAGGCCGACTTCGTGGCCTTCACCGGCCACAAGATGGTCGGCCCGACCGGCATCGGCGTGCTCTGGGGCCGGCAGGAGCTCCTGGAGGACCTGCCGCCGTTCCTGGGCGGTGGCGAGATGATCGAGACCGTGTCGATGCACTCGTCGACCTACGCCCCCGCGCCGCACAAGTTCGAGGCCGGTACGCCCCCGATCGCCCAGGCCGTCGGCCTCGGCGCGGCCGTGGACTACCTCTCGGCGATCGGCATGGAGAACATCCACCGCCACGAGCAGGCGATCACCGAGTACGCGGTGAAGCGGCTCCTGGAGGTCCCGGACCTCAGGATCATCGGTCCGGCCACCGCGGAGGACCGCGGGGCCACGATCTCCTTCACGCTGGGTGACATCCACCCGCACGACGTGGGCCAGGTACTCGACGAGCAGGGCATCGCCGTCCGGGTCGGACACCACTGCGCGCGGCCGGTCTGCCTGCGGTACGGAATTCCTGCGACGACGCGAGCGTCGTTCTATCTGTACTCCACGCCCGCCGAGGTCGACGCCCTGGTGGACGGCCTGGAACACGTCCGGAACTTTTTCGGTTAG
- the sufC gene encoding Fe-S cluster assembly ATPase SufC — MATLEIRDLHVTVEADNATKEILKGVDLTVKQGETHAIMGPNGSGKSTLAYSLAGHPKYTVTSGTVTLDGEDVLAMTVDERARAGLFLAMQYPVEIPGVSVSNFLRTSATAVRGEAPKLRTWVKEVKEAMSELQMDPAFAERNVNEGFSGGEKKRHEILQLELLKPKMAILDETDSGLDVDALKTVSEGVNRVRESGEVGTLLITHYTRILKYIKPDFVHVFANGRIAASGGAELADKLENEGYEAYTKGGASA, encoded by the coding sequence ATGGCAACGCTTGAAATCCGCGACCTGCACGTCACCGTCGAGGCCGACAACGCCACGAAGGAGATCCTCAAGGGCGTCGACCTGACCGTGAAGCAGGGCGAGACCCACGCCATCATGGGCCCCAACGGGTCCGGCAAGTCCACCCTCGCCTACTCCCTCGCAGGCCACCCCAAGTACACGGTCACCAGCGGCACGGTGACCCTGGACGGCGAGGACGTCCTGGCGATGACCGTCGACGAGCGCGCCCGCGCCGGTCTGTTCCTCGCCATGCAGTACCCGGTCGAGATCCCCGGTGTCTCGGTCTCCAACTTCCTGCGCACCTCCGCCACCGCCGTCCGCGGCGAGGCGCCCAAGCTGCGTACCTGGGTGAAGGAGGTCAAGGAGGCGATGTCCGAGCTCCAGATGGACCCCGCCTTCGCCGAGCGCAACGTCAACGAGGGCTTCTCCGGCGGCGAGAAGAAGCGCCACGAGATCCTTCAGCTGGAGCTGCTCAAGCCGAAGATGGCGATCCTCGACGAGACGGACTCCGGTCTGGACGTCGACGCGCTGAAGACCGTCTCCGAGGGCGTCAACCGGGTCCGCGAGTCCGGTGAGGTCGGCACGCTGCTGATCACGCACTACACGCGCATCCTCAAGTACATCAAGCCCGACTTCGTGCACGTCTTCGCCAACGGCCGCATCGCCGCGTCCGGCGGCGCCGAGCTGGCCGACAAGCTGGAGAACGAGGGCTACGAGGCCTACACGAAGGGTGGCGCTTCCGCGTGA
- a CDS encoding metal-sulfur cluster assembly factor, which translates to MSDNETLTTKPASEEEVREALYDVVDPELGIDVVNLGLIYGIHVDDANIATLDMTLTSAACPLTDVIEDQAKSATDGIVNELRINWVWMPPWGPDKITDDGREQLRALGFNV; encoded by the coding sequence ATGAGCGACAACGAGACCCTGACCACCAAGCCGGCCTCCGAGGAGGAGGTCCGCGAGGCGCTGTACGACGTCGTCGACCCCGAGCTGGGCATCGACGTCGTCAACCTGGGCCTGATCTACGGCATCCACGTGGACGACGCCAACATCGCCACCCTCGACATGACCCTGACGTCCGCGGCCTGCCCGCTGACCGACGTCATCGAGGACCAGGCGAAGTCCGCCACCGACGGCATCGTCAACGAGCTCCGGATCAACTGGGTCTGGATGCCGCCGTGGGGCCCGGACAAGATCACCGACGACGGCCGCGAGCAGCTGCGCGCGCTGGGCTTCAACGTCTGA
- a CDS encoding bifunctional 3-phenylpropionate/cinnamic acid dioxygenase ferredoxin subunit — protein MAFVKACALSELEDDTPKRVELDGTPVSVVRTEGEVFAINDICSHANVSLSEGEVEDCMIECWLHGSSFDLRTGKPSGLPATRPVPVYPVKIQGDDVLVSVTQET, from the coding sequence ATGGCCTTCGTCAAAGCCTGTGCGCTGAGCGAGCTGGAGGACGACACCCCCAAGCGGGTGGAGCTCGACGGCACGCCGGTGTCCGTCGTCCGCACCGAGGGCGAGGTGTTCGCGATCAACGACATCTGCTCGCACGCGAACGTATCCCTGTCCGAGGGAGAGGTCGAGGACTGCATGATCGAGTGCTGGCTGCACGGATCGAGCTTCGACCTGCGCACCGGCAAGCCGTCCGGCCTTCCCGCGACGCGCCCCGTCCCCGTATACCCCGTCAAGATCCAAGGGGACGATGTGCTCGTCTCCGTCACCCAGGAGACCTGA